From a region of the Entelurus aequoreus isolate RoL-2023_Sb linkage group LG27, RoL_Eaeq_v1.1, whole genome shotgun sequence genome:
- the zbtb7a gene encoding zinc finger and BTB domain-containing protein 7A: MEAVSLRERETRKGIELICCCLVSAYRSFKLHSSNRGDSEGERVLRRREEWRAALTPQQAPPRPSQTGRQTDGRTDTRAGAVLGGSAAGWWKMSSGAGGRGGRRLRGTAGGGNSGYRGGSGEAEEGPVGIPFPEHSADILGSLNKQRLSGLLCDVLLVTQDREFPAHRSVLASCSSYFHKLFTSGAAADQRNVYNIDFVAAEALEALLDFVYTATLTVSHTSVADILAAARLLEISPVQDVCTHLLDTKVLSPPAGIEQREGDEERGRGGGEQGNQVRAREFLEYFQRGAHWSSSCSTPELRDLPTHLHFNHGNGGTPSNGAPGGPGEYYSPLALALAQPPTHEQEEEEEEDDDDDVEAVQGNGINLASFYYPPSQNGHFYLTPEVRSGHDATEAEDGARQLMARDRGSASALLQRMMNSIERQKECGAAGEEPGDGDDPDMEFYYNYFNSAQLEDTPSAAVTQGAAPLWLSRGNAGHDRVGGGERGVGARASGGGGGERKMRSKAFQKCPICSKVIQGAGKLPRHIRTHTGEKPYECAICKVRFTRQDKLKVHMRKHTGEKPYLCTQCGAAFAHNYDLKNHMRVHTGLRPYQCSSCFKTFVRSDHLHRHLKKDGCNGIPSRRGRKPRVQEAGLLEAPMGLLSPGSDTSLEPHIIKGRLSEAFKSEVEGAHAHSPQLQEVAGGVGP; encoded by the exons ACAGGCAGACAGACGGACGGCAGGACGGATACACGGGCGGGGGCTGTGCTAGGCGGCTCGGCGGCAGGCTGGTGGAAGATGTCGTCCGGAGCCGGCGGGAGGGGAGGGAGGCGGCTCAGGGGGACGGCAGGCGGAGGGAACAGCGGATACCGAGGAGGATCCGGAGAGGCCGAAGAGGGCCCAGTGGGGATCCCTTTCCCAGAGCACAGCGCAGACATCCTGGGCAGTCTCAACAAGCAGCGGCTCAGTGGCCTGCTCTGCGACGTTCTCCTGGTCACACAGGACCGGGAGTTCCCAGCTCACCGCTCTGTCCTGGCATCCTGCAGCTCCTACTTCCACAAGCTGTTCACCTCAGGGGCGGCCGCAGATCAACGCAATGTCTACAACATCGACTTTGTGGCGGCAGAGGCTCTGGAAGCGCTGCTGGACTTTGTCTACACGGCCACGCTGACCGTCAGCCACACCAGTGTGGCTGATATCCTCGCAGCCGCACGACTTCTGGAGATCTCACCTGTTCAGGATGTCTGTACGCACCTGCTGGACACCAAAGTGCTCTCCCCGCCG GCGGGCATTGAGCAAAGAGAGGGTGATGAAGAGaggggaagaggaggaggagagcaGGGAAACCAGGTGCGAGCTCGGGAGTTTTTGGAGTACTTCCAGAGAGGGGCGCACTGGAGCAGCAGCTGCAGCACACCAGAGCTCAGGGACCTGCCTACACACCTGCACTTTAATCACGGCAATGGGGGGACCCCCAGCAATGGGGCGCCCGGTGGCCCTGGCGAGTACTATTCCCCCTTGGCCCTGGCTTTGGCCCAACCCCCCACACATGaacaagaggaggaggaagaagaggacgaTGACGACGACGTGGAAGCGGTGCAAGGCAACGGGATAAACCTTGCGTCATTTTACTACCCTCCATCCCAAAATGGGCACTTCTACCTCACCCCTGAGGTTCGATCAGGGCACGACGCAACAGAGGCAGAGGACGGGGCCAGGCAGCTGATGGCAAGGGACAGAGGCTCAGCCAGTGCCCTCCTGCAGAGGATGATGAACTCCATCGAGAGGCAGAAGGAGTGCGGGGCGGCCGGGGAAGAGCCGGGCGACGGCGATGACCCTGATATGGAATTTTACTACAATTACTTCAACAGTGCGCAGCTCGAGGACACGCCCTCTGCCGCCGTGACACAAGGAGCAGCACCGCTGTGGCTATCACGAGGCAACGCCGGCCATGACAGGGTTGGCGGAGGGGAGaggggagtgggggcgagggccAGCGGGGGAGGTGGAGGGGAGAGGAAGATGCGCTCTAAGGCCTTTCAGAAGTGCCCCATATGCTCCAAGGTCATTCAAGGAGCAGGCAAGCTACCCCGCCACATCCGAACACACACGGGAGAGAAACCCTATGAGTGCGCCATCTGCAAAGTGCGCTTTACCAG GCAGGACAAGCTCAAAGTCCACATGCGGAAACACACGGGAGAGAAGCCTTACCTTTGTACGCAATGCGGGGCCGCCTTCGCTCACAACTACGACCTGAAGAACCACATGCGCGTTCACACAGGCCTGCGGCCCTACCAGTGCTCCAGCTGCTTCAAGACTTTCGTGCGCTCCGACCACCTGCACCGCCACCTCAAGAAGGACGGTTGTAACGGCATCCCGTCTCGCCGGGGCCGAAAGCCTCGGGTGCAAGAGGCCGGGCTCCTGGAGGCCCCAATGGGCCTGCTGAGCCCTGGCTCAGACACTAGCCTGGAGCCTCACATCATCAAGGGACGGCTCTCTGAAGCGTTCAAGTCGGAAGTGGAGGGTGCCCACGCACACAGCCCTCAGCTgcaggaggtagcggggggggtCGGACCCTGA